agagagagagagagagagagagagacttgcctgATAAATGCCGgtcagaagaaataatgaaaaaaagagagaagagagagagagagagagagagagagagagagagagagagagagagagagagagagagagagagagagagagatgacagcgTGCTTGCTAAATGCCACTCTACAgtaggacaagaagaaagaaatggaaaacaaaagaaaacagaagaaaacgagaaaaagaagataaatggaggagaggaagaagaaaatgattgaAGGAAcgaaattaaacaagaaaagaaaattgatagaaagaaagaaagaaagcaacaaaaaacaagaaaataaaacaaaaacaagcgaatctaaaggaaaaataagaaaaaaaaagaaaaataattgctAAAtccactacagagagagagagagagagagagagagagagagagagagagagagagcgaaggacAAGGCAgtgtttttctcccttccctccttctgtctctccctccctcatctttctccaccttcctccatcatcttcctcccttccctccctctctccttcatcttcttccattatcttcctccctcatcttccttcatcttccttccttccctccctctctccctcatcttcttccctcatcttcctcccttccttccttcatttccttctttccctcatcttcttccatcatcttcttccctcaccttcctccttcatcttcctacctccccttcctccctcttcttcctccttgctccAGTTAATTAGTGTTGcagtcactcagtcattcattcagtcagtcagtcatttggtCTTtggttcagtcagtcagttaatgagACAGTCTGTTATTCCgtagtttattcattcattcattcattcattcagtcagtcagtcagtcagtcagtcagtcagtcagtcagtcagtcagtcagtcagtcagtcagtcaactaaACTATTTCTACCATAAACCAATAagcttgccctcctcctcctcttcctcctcctcctcctcctcgtcctcctcttcctcctcttcctcctcctcctcctcttcttcctccaaatCCTTTCCTCTGCAGTCTTTTAATACGTAGTTAGTTAGAAACAAAGGTGTCACAGATTTACAAGGTCCAAAAGGTCTGTTACTGCTCGATACTGctttgtaattcaccaccaccaccaccaccaccaccaccaccaccaccaccaccactttgcaCCTTACcatttaaagaaaagagaaacagatggatagaaaaaCAGCAAATCCTTTTAATATCAACTTGAACCTGAAATATTCACCTTCTGGCGCCCTGGTTACCTCGCATTAGACAAAGGTTAGGTCGCGCGTGGGGAGGCGGCACATAGGCGGCACTGGGGCGGTACAGGGGCGGTGCATGGGGCAGAATGAGGGTGCAGTGGTGGTACATGGGCGGCTAAGGGCGGCAGTGGTTGAGAACTAGTTGTTATTTACCAGGGTGAGGTCACAAGAATCACATGAACGGGGTAAACTTTATCgttgacagacagatagatagatagatagatagatagatagatagatagacagacagacagacggactggTAGAAAATTTGAGGTAGTGAGTTAGTTGTTCAGtttggatagaaggaaggaagaaaggaaggaaagaaagaaggaaggaaggaaggaaggaaggaaggaaggaaagaaggaaggaaggaggttagttgttcattcactttttagctcagtcagtcagtcagtcagtcagtcagtcatcaaatcagtcagtttttttctttttttattttcttcagaaagagaaaaatggagagaaaaagaggcatATActtatagaaacacacacacacacacacacacacacacacacacacacacacacacactccaatctAATATTTACAAGTGACAAGATGGAAGTGGAGCAACAAAGAGTAGCGGGAAACAGAAGTTGGTCTGCTATGAAGTCAGCCTCGTTTTAACACCTCAGGAAAGGCTACAGGCACAGCAGGGGAAGCAGGGGAGGCGACACACGGCCCTGCTTGCGCCACCCTGCTCCACTTCAGACAACACAAGGAGAGaacctgtttacctgttcacTGATttcatagtagagagagagaggagactggGAGGGTGGGGGCTGGAGGAAATGGGGTGAGAGGGACTGAGAGGGgctggagggtgagggaggatggGGTAGGGGGTGGTAAGAagagtaaaagtaacaataataaatgatCAAGAGGGCACGGAGCTGAGTGTTGGGGTGACAGGCAAGGACGTTTACCAGCGAGCCAGCCGGAGAGCCACCACTGCCCGGACGAGTGAGGCGAGGTGTGTTAGTATGAGTTGATGAAGTAATGGCGTAATGATGCCTTCCAAATAAAAGACTTGTTAGTGTAAGGAAAaacaggcaaggcaaggtgcgAGGAGACACGTCAGGCCTACAAGTGGCACTCCCTCCTTCAAACAcacttatttctctatttatcagccgtgtgtgtgtatttacctagttgtatttacctagttgtagttttacagggcctgggctttacgctcgtgtggccccgtctccatatctacacttatccaatttttctttaaagctatgcacactctttactgacaccacttcctcactcaaactgttccaagtctcaacacatctttgcgggaaactatatgtgtgtgtgtgtgtgtgtgtgtgtgtgtgtgtgtgtgtgtgtgtgtgtgtgtgtgtgtgtgtgtgtgtgtgtgtgtgtgtgtgtgtgtgtttgtaatgatCGTGAAGGcgtatatagatttttttttatgtaagatctGGCagttaaaaatatagaaaagatccATAAAGGTGCAGGTTCTAATACTCTAGATTACATATGTATCCttctgccgtgtgtgtgtgtgtgtgtgtgtgtgtgtgtgtgtgtgtgtttctaatgaTTTTAAAGGTGTATATTGATTCTTACGTAAGATCTGGCAGGAAAAGTTATAAAAAGGTCCATAAAGGTGCTAATCTCAATACAATAAGTTATTTTTGTATCTatcagccgtgtgtgtgtgtgtgtgtgtgtgtgtgtgtgtgtgtgtgtgtgtgtgtgtgtgtgtttgtactacACGTAATGATTGTGAATGTGTTTCTAGATATATTCATGTAAGGTCTGGCAGTAAAGGTTATATCAAAGGCGCCAGTCACAATGCACTATAATTTGTTTCTGCATCCGTCAGTCTTCCATATGTGTTTGTGATGAGTGTGAAGGTGTGACTAGATTTTTGTTATGTAAGATCTGGCAGCTAAagttattaaccctttcagtactgggacgtatttttgcCTTAAGCTTTTGGTATCATTAGACAGCTTTATTAGatcagaaagggtctatggaggtcagaagattaatagccagggtcttcactattttaaccccttacataagtttctgaagctgtataggatcaccaaacagtaagcagaatgaatatggaaatgcgtcatggtactgaaggggttaaaaagttcCATAGAGGTGCAAGTCATAATGCAATAAGTTATTTTTTGGCGTCTatcagccgtgtgtgtgtgtgtgtgtgtgtgtgtgtgtgtgtgtgtgtgtgtgtgtgtgtgtgtgtttgtacttaCACGTAATGGTTGTAGATATTTTCATGTAAGATCTGGCAACAAAGGTAATATGAAGGGAAGATTTAAAGAGGTGCCAGTCACAATATGTAATCAATTTTTGCATCCACCAACAATCTAGTTTTTTGTAATGAACTTAAAAGGAGTGTCTAAAATTTTCTACGTAACATCTGGCGACAAAGGTTATATAAAAGTAAAGGTCCATAGAAGAGCCAGTCCCAAACAGTACTAAAGAAGCAAATCACCCTTTTTTCACATGTAAGTTCTGGCCTTTGGTaataaaaagactgaaaaaggctgaaaaaaggCTGAAAGAATATAAAGGTGCCAAAAGTAATAAGGTACGTACATAATCCCTTTTTTACACGTAGGTTCTGGCTTCTGGTGAtaaaaagggtgaaaaaaaggccccacagaACGTAGCGgtggcaacagagagagagagagagagagagagagagagataataacgatgtataagttagtaaaccgtatggaaaagatagatagacaagacctggtaacactgacggaggatggagatagacaaacaagagtagtgagcgagtgagtgagtgagcgagtgagtgagtgagtgagtgaatgagttacACCTCCTATACCTGTACCTTTGTGGGTTAACACTGTCTTACCGCCTGGACTGTTTCAAGAGAGGGCTGTCAACACATGAGGAGCTAAAGACACGTTTgcttttttgtatttatcattgttttttagAGACTCCAAATAAACCAATACTGTGCAAAGActggtggagtggagtggagtggagtggagtggaggtggagtggagtggcagatggagtaAGTGGAGTGGAGTAAAGTGGAGGAGTAGAATGGAGTTGCAGGTGGAGTGGGtgaagtggagtggagtggagtgacgtggagtggagtggagtgaagtAGAATGAAGTGTCAGTGGGGGTGGGTGGAGCGAAGTAGCAGCGAGGAAGGAGTGGAGTAAAGTGGAGTGAATACCATGGGTCAGTGAATCAGAGTGGACTGGGCTGTGGGTGGGAgtggaaagggggaaggagggggaatggGGGAGGGGGGCGGTCAATGGAGTCACTTGTTATTGAAGCGTACTGCATGCAACGCTGCTTTCACCTGCTTCTGGCGCTCaggaaactggccaagaacacacacacacacacacacacacacacacacacacacacacacacaggccgggGAGAAAAATCCTACTCAGTCTTCCCCACTCCCCTGTCCCCTCTCTAGCACCTCCCCCGCTCCCTCGCCAGCACCCGAGCCTCCGCCCCCCGCTTGTCACAGGAAGAGTTACTGAAAGGTGGCTTGTTCCGTTCAGTGTCTTGATATTTCTCTTTCAAAACGTGGAaagtcagagagaagaaaaactgacACAGATTTAGTCCTTTCAGtattgagatgcatttttaccttgagattgtgtacgataagaccatttgattgacattataagaagggtccatggaggtcacaagattaatggccacagtcttcactatttgaaccccttcagtactgggacacattttttaccttgagttatgtgtacgataagaccatttcattgacattaggaagggtctatggaggtgaaaacattaatggccacagtcttcactattctaatctcccacatgagtttctgaagctgtatagaatcaccaaatagtcaccagattgaatatggaaacgcgtcatggtactgaagaggttaagttatACAAATGACTAAAAATAACATTCACAACCTGACCTTAAGACATTTGCAGCATTGACATCACAAACATTATTACCGTACTACTTCTTGAAAACAGATTAAATAGGTAGTGATAGAAAAAAAGCTTAGATATGTGTGATTTATAAAGGGTGAATGGAGGTGAGGTGTAGCTGGGGTGTAGAGGAGGCAGTGGTATGAAAgctgttgtagttttttttttttaataccatgtgggcttttcacgagaatttctgggctaaaggggatactttttagggtacctcctatcttaaagcccacccgctaggaaaccgttgccccgagtgaggaagcccaacctacacccagaccgtggacaggattcgaacccgtgcgcttggagacctctaggagaCCAAAGCAcgaatggttccactgtaccacggaggTTGTagatattaaccctttcagtagcatgacacgtttccatattcactctgcttactatttggtgattttatacagcttcagaaacttatgtgggggattaaaatagtgaagactgtggccgttaatcttcatagacccttcctaatgtcaataaaatcgtctaatcacacacaaactcatggtaaaaatgcgtcctagtactgaagggattaaaacagaTAACACATAGAAATTTGATAAGAAAGTTGTGatgcaggaaggagagaagatagtgAAAAGGACGCTAGGACGAGAAAGAAGTACtgtgaagatggagaaagattaaaaaaaaaaaacattcgaatataagaagaatgagaacaaTTTAATCCCCCAAACTAAATACTGCTATCCCTGCAACTGTCAATCATGTGGAGcgaagtggagtggagtggagccGTGGAGTAGAGTGGAATAGAGTGGAGTGGGTATATTAACAAAACAAATTAGGTGACTTATTGCAGCTTGGGATccgacaaagaaaatgaaaataaataaataaataaaaaaaaaaaacgacacttTTAGAAAACCGTACcacatagaagagagagagagagagagagagaaacacagggcAGTCTGGCATCACTTTATTGAGCTTAGTGATAGGAAAGATACAAGTTGACTTCCCTTCCTGCCTGTCTTTGGTTCAGGAGGGACAGTGATCACGattaccaaaaagaaaaaaagtacaaagaaATCCCACACAAACAGCGCACGtaattatgtatgtataaaaacccttaatctagagagagagagggagagggagagggagaggaagagggagagagggagagggaaaaaggatcACAACTAACTCAGGTCccattggaaaaaaaaggaaattgattgactgactgacagattgACTCAAGGCGGCGCGATAGTGGGGTCAACTAGCGCCGTCGAAAATCAGAACTACAGATTAAAagacagagagcgagagagagagagagagagagagggagacttaATCGATAGATATGgcattacaaaacacacaccggGATATAACATAATAAattacacaataaataaataaatctcagCACACTCATGTCACcgtaacacacaaacaaacacacagctgGTCAACAAACAGCTGCTATCCATATTCACCACATTTGGCACATTTTCCAAACTTATCTAGGCCTATTTGGGCGGTCTGTACAGGCCTAGCAGACGGGAGGCAAATTTGGGTCGTCTTGCGGAACCCTGATCGTTCTGAAGTCGTTGAGGTGTCGTGTACTTAGGCGTGGGTCGTTCCTGCCTCGTCTTAACAGCGGCGTGATTGGGTCGTAGCAATGACCGCTGGCTGGGCCCTTCAGGACGCTGGTACCGAACTCGTGGTCGTTGGTGGATGAGTCGTGCGGTTCTTACGAGTTTGGTCTGGGTCGTCTTCTTAGTGGTGGAAGGGCTCGCAGTGGTCGTCTGGTCGTCTGGGAGCGTCGTGGTTGTGAGGTCTTCGAGCGCGTCCcctgcagcggtggtggtggtggtggtggtggtggtggctccttcagtagtggaggaggttgtggtggtggcggtggtggctgaCGTGTCCTGTCCCggggtagtagtaatggtggttgtggtgtccttGGCggcagaagtagtggtggtggctgcagtGGTTGTAtccttagtggtggtggtggtggtggtggtgtcctccTCTGGTAGGACAGTTGTCGCCTCCTGCTCGTCGGTGACTACAGTAATAGCCTCCTGCAGCCCTGGAATGGACGTGGTTGCCTCTTCCTGAGATGGGGACCCAGTGGTGGCtggctcctgctcctccaccggGGAGAGAGTGGTTTCCTGCTGCTGCGGGGGCAGGGTCGCGGCGATGCCCTGCCGCACAGAGAAGGACATGGACATGGCCTTCTCGGTGTTAGCAGCTGTAGTTTCCTGCTCCGGGATGACCGTTGTCACCTCCTCAGTGAGAGCTGGTGTTGTCACCTCAGTGAGAGCTGGTGTTGTCACCTCAGTGAGAGCTGGTGTTGTCACCTCAGTGAGAGCTGGTGTTGTCACCTCAGTGAGACCTGGTGTTGTCACCTCAGTGAGAGCTGGTGTTGTCACCTCAGTGAGAGCTGGTGCTGTCACCTCCTCAGTGAGACCTGGTGTTGTCACCTCAGTGAGAGCTGGTGTTGTCACCTCATCAGTGAGAGCAGGTGTTGTCATCTCGACGGggtcaggtgtggtggtgtgacccTCGGCAGAGGAGGCTGTAGTGACCGGCTCGTCCTCCGCCAGTGTAGTCACCTCGTCAGTGGGGAGCACCGTCACCACCTCCTCAGTGGCGGAGGGCATGGTCAGCTCCTCCGTCACGGCAAGGGAGGTGGGGGTGCTGTCGTCAGCAGGAGCCTCGGTCGGTGTTTCAGTCTGTGTTGCAGGGCCTGATTCAGGAAGCACCATGGCTGGCAACACTTCAGAGGCTTCATGGAAGTTGCCAAAGTCTCCATCAGTAACATGGAAGtttgaagtggtgatggtgtcttGGGTATCAATGTTCTGTTGGTCAGTGAATCCCTGGCTGACGTGCAGTAGGCTAGCCATCAGGTCCTCGATGGCTTGCTGCAGGGAGGACTTACCACTACCTTCGTTATTCGTTTGTTTCTCCGCCTCCTGGTGCTCCACATCATTGCCCAGTGGCTG
This genomic interval from Portunus trituberculatus isolate SZX2019 chromosome 10, ASM1759143v1, whole genome shotgun sequence contains the following:
- the LOC123501912 gene encoding serine-rich adhesin for platelets-like, translated to MVPVHPHGVPLSPVPVDMPQAPAEPVQPHGVPLSPVQPKLPQPPRDNLVPVEPTPVQPIPPSSVKPAPSAPLLPDTPLLPVQPRRPQEPVEKKTVESTGIPLIFILPDDRPLVQNNKLQEPLQLHLIDLGALTPTEPQPQTQPQPQPQPQPPKPTGTPLTPVQPRRQPPPSQARLPLSSLLGNRPQGAAKPQTASVAPAQRRTPHHSIPSRTQTGLPLPPTNLLRPRTRTQPASSRPRGGNRFDQRLSAEQALRSLEVDDTPQDTVERLDSRERSRARESQEVLDFDDDTRQRVADRRFGLPLSLSRSEAGVQRETQQLSRRVGSSAPQDEPQHKIQQTRPQEKIQPLPKLMLQAAQAKQEVQPAAPQQQLVEITGQQDTLLEIDPSDPLSVELKEHVDEFLSLERVVPSDPSQPATFIIQEEPVLSTEVQDTDDTFISREIISREIPDSVDIDSSERLAAGGGQVSTQSGISLFLQPLGNDVEHQEAEKQTNNEGSGKSSLQQAIEDLMASLLHVSQGFTDQQNIDTQDTITTSNFHVTDGDFGNFHEASEVLPAMVLPESGPATQTETPTEAPADDSTPTSLAVTEELTMPSATEEVVTVLPTDEVTTLAEDEPVTTASSAEGHTTTPDPVEMTTPALTDEVTTPALTEVTTPGLTEEVTAPALTEVTTPALTEVTTPGLTEVTTPALTEEVTTVIPEQETTAANTEKAMSMSFSVRQGIAATLPPQQQETTLSPVEEQEPATTGSPSQEEATTSIPGLQEAITVVTDEQEATTVLPEEDTTTTTTTTKDTTTAATTTTSAAKDTTTTITTTPGQDTSATTATTTTSSTTEGATTTTTTTTTAAGDALEDLTTTTLPDDQTTTASPSTTKKTTQTKLVRTARLIHQRPRVRYQRPEGPSQRSLLRPNHAAVKTRQERPTPKYTTPQRLQNDQGSARRPKFASRLLGLYRPPK